A DNA window from Hevea brasiliensis isolate MT/VB/25A 57/8 chromosome 2, ASM3005281v1, whole genome shotgun sequence contains the following coding sequences:
- the LOC110640558 gene encoding putative phospholipid-transporting ATPase 9 — MAGGRRKQRFSRIHAFSCGKASFKGDHSLIGGPGFSRVIYCNDPESFEAGVHNYDSNYVRTTKYTLATFFPKSLFEQFRRVANFYFLICAILSFTPLSPYTAVSNVVPLVVVIGATMGKELIEDWRRKRQDIEMNNRKVKVHSADGVFHHTKWMDLKVGDIVKVEKDEFFPADLILLSSSYEEAVCYVETMNLDGETNLKLKQALDATSNLHEDSSFRDFRTLIRCEDPNANLYSFIGNMELGEQQYPLSPQQLLLRDSKLRNTDYIYGVVIFTGHDTKVMQNSMAPPSKRSKIERRTDKIIYFLFFILVLMSFIGSIFFGIATREDLDNGRMKRWYLRPDNTTVYYDPKRAPAAAVLHFLTALMLYSYLIPISLYVSIEIVKVLQSIFINQDLNMYYEEADKPARARTSNLNEELGQVDTILSDKTGTLTCNSMEFIKCSVAGTSYGRGVTEVERAMAKRKGSPLPQEEIEEEAHVEEQTEQKPSIKGFNFVDERITNGHWVNEPRADVIHKFLRLLAICHTAIPEIDEESGRVTYEAESPDEAAFVIAARELGFEFYERTQTSISLHELDPVAGRTVKRNYQLLHIIEFSSSRKRMSVIVRNEEGKLLLLCKGADSVMFERLAKDGREFEEQTKEHINEYADAGLRTLVLAYRELDEEEYSEFNREFTEAKNSVSSDREEMIEEVAAKTERDLILLGATAVEDKLQNGVPECIDKLAQAGIKIWVLTGDKMETAINIGFACSLLRQGMKQVTISSETPENKALQKMEDKDAAAAASKASVLRQISEGKELLTASSESPEALALIIDGNSLAYALHDDVKDKFLELAVGCASVICCRSSPKQKALVTRLVKTKTGNTTLAIGDGANDVGMLQEADIGVGISGVEGMQAIMSSDFAIAQFRYLERLLLVHGHWCYRRISSMICYFFYKNIAFGFTLFFYEAYASFSGQPAYNDWFLSLYNVFFTSLPVIALGVFDQDVSARFCLKFPLLYQEGVQNVLFSWLRIFGWAFNGVLSATLIFFFSISAMEHQAFNKGGKVAGLEILGATMYTCVVWVVNCQMALSISYFTYIQHLFIWGGIVFWYIFLMAYGAIDPNISTTAYKVFIEACAPAASYWLITFFVLISSLLPYFTYSAIQMRFFPLYHQMIQWIRSDGQTEDPEYCHMVRQRSLRPTTVGYTARFSKRERR, encoded by the exons ATGGCTGGAGGTAGAAGAAAGCAGCGTTTTAGCAGGATCCATGCCTTTTCATGTGGAAAGGCATCTTTCAAAGGAGACCATTCACTTATTGGAGGGCCGGGCTTCTCAAGGGTAATCTATTGCAATGATCCTGAATCTTTTGAAGCTGGTGTGCACAATTATGACAGCAATTATGTTAGAACTACCAAGTATACGCTTGCAACATTTTTCCCCAAGTCATTATTTGAGCAATTCAGGCGGGTCgccaatttttattttcttatctgTGCAATATTGTCTTTCACACCACTGTCTCCTTACACTGCTGTTAGTAATGTTGTTCCTCTTGTTGTTGTTATTGGGGCTACAATGGGGAAAGAGTTGATTGAAGATTGGAGGAGGAAAAGGCAG GATATTGAAATGAACAATCGTAAGGTAAAAGTGCATTCTGCTGATGGTGTTTTTCATCATACTAAATGGATGGATTTGAAAGTTGGGGACATAGTAAAGGTGGAAAAGGATGAGTTTTTCCCTGCTGATCTCATCTTACTTTCCTCAAGTTATGAGGAAGCAGTTTGCTATGTTGAGACCATGAACCTTGATGGAGAAACCAATTTGAAACTGAAACAAGCACTGGATGCAACTTCAAATCTTCATGAGGATTCTAGCTTTCGAGATTTCAGGACTTTAATAAGATGTGAAGATCCAAATGCAAATTTGTATTCTTTCATAGGCAATATGGAGCTAGGAGAGCAACAGTACCCTCTCTCACCTCAGCAACTTCTGCTGAGGGACTCAAAGTTACGAAACACAGATTATATTTATGGGGTGGTAATTTTCACGGGTCATGACACTAAGGTTATGCAGAATTCAATGGCACCCCCttccaagagaagcaaaattgagAGAAGAACAGACAAGATTATCtacttcttgttctttatcttggttTTAATGTCTTTTATTGGGTCAATTTTCTTTGGAATTGCAACAAGGGAAGATCTTGATAATGGAAGGATGAAAAGATGGTATCTCAGACCAGATAACACTACTGTTTATTATGATCCAAAGAGAGCACCAGCTGCTGCTGTTTTGCATTTTTTGACTGCCCTTATGTTATACAGCTATTTGATTCCAATTTCTTTGTATGTATCAATAGAAATTGTCAAAGTTCTTCAGAGCATTTTCATCAACCAAGATCTGAATATGTACTATGAGGAAGCTGATAAGCCAGCACGAGCACGGACATCAAATTTGAATGAAGAACTTGGCCAAGTTGATACTATACTTTCTGATAAAACAGGAACATTGACTTGCAACTCAATGGAATTTATCAAGTGTTCTGTGGCTGGGACCTCCTATGGTCGTGGAGTAACTGAAGTTGAGAGAGCTATGGCTAAGAGAAAGGGGTCACCTTTACCTCAAGAGGAGATAGAAGAAGAGGCCCATGTTGAGGAACAAACTGAACAAAAACCGTCCATAAAAGGGTTCAATTTTGTAGATGAAAGGATTACTAATGGTCATTGGGTTAATGAACCTCGTGCAGATGTAATCCATAAGTTTCTAAGATTACTTGCTATCTGCCACACTGCAATACCTGAAATTGATGAAGAAAGTGGAAGAGTAACATATGAAGCTGAATCTCCAGATGAGGCAGCATTTGTAATTGCAGCAAGAGAACTTggatttgaattttatgaaagGACACAAACTAGCATCTCGCTGCATGAGTTGGATCCAGTAGCTGGCAGGACAGTTAAAAG GAACTATCAACTTTTGCATATTATTGAGTTTAGTAGCTCTAGAAAGCGGATGTCAGTGATTGtaagaaatgaggagggaaagcTGCTACTACTTTGTAAAGGTGCTGACAG TGTCATGTTTGAAAGACTTGCAAAAGATGGAAGAGAATTTGAAGAGCAAACCAAAGAGCACATTAATGAGTATGCTGATGCTGGTTTGAGGACTTTGGTACTTGCATATCGTGAACTTGATGAAGAAGAATACAGTGAATTCAATCGGGAATTTACGGAGGCCAAGAACTCAGTAAGTTCAGATcgtgaggaaatgattgaggaaGTGGCAGCCAAGACTGAGAGGGATTTAATTCTTCTTGGTGCTACAGCAGTCGAAGACAAACTTCAAAATGGg GTTCCTGAATGTATTGACAAGCTTGCTCAAGCTGGAATTAAGATATGGGTTTTGACTGGAGATAAGATGGAAACAGCAATTAACATTGG CTTCGCCTGTAGTTTACTTAGACAAGGAATGAAACAAGTAACAATCAGCTCAGAGACCCCAGAAAATAAAGCCCTACAGAAAATGGAGGACAAGGATGCTGCTGCTGCG GCTTCCAAGGCAAGCGTCCTCCGTCAGATTAGTGAGGGGAAGGAATTGCTCACTGCATCAAGTGAAAGTCCTGAGGCATTGGCTTTGATCATTGATGGGAATTCACTCGCTTATGCTCTCCATGATGATGTCAAGGACAAGTTTCTAGAGCTTGCCGTTGGATGTGCATCTGTTATTTGCTGCCGTTCATCTCCTAAACAGAAAGCTCTT GTTACTCGCCTAGTTAAAACAAAAACAGGTAATACGACATTAGCAATTGGTGATGGAGCAAATGATGTTGGAATGCTTCAGGAAGCAGATATTGGAGTTGGTATTAGTGGGGTTGAAGGAATGCAGGCAA TCATGTCAAGCGATTTTGCAATTGCACAATTCCGATATTTGGAGCGCTTGCTACTGGTTCATGGGCATTGGTGTTACAGAAGGATCTCCTCAATG ATATGCTATTTCTTTTACAAGAATATTGCATTTGGCTTTACTCTCTTCTTCTACGAGGCATATGCATCATTCTCTGGCCAACCTGCATACAATGATTGGTTTTTGTCTCTTTATAACGTCTTCTTCACATCACTTCCTGTGATTGCCTTGGGAGTATTTGATCAGGATGTATCTGCACGCTTTTGCCTGAAG TTCCCGCTATTATACCAAGAAGGTGTCCAAAATGTCCTATTTAGCTGGCTTCGAATATTTGGATGGGCATTTAATGGGGTATTGAGTGCAACCTTAATCTTCTTCTTCTCCATCTCTGCAATGGAGCATCAAGCCTTTAACAAAGGTGGGAAAGTTGCTGGCTTAGAGATTCTCGGAGCCACCATGTACACATGTGTCGTGTGGGTGGTTAACTGCCAAATGGCACTATCCATCAGCTATTTCACTTACATACAGCATCTCTTCATCTGGGGTGGCATTGTATTCTGGTATATATTCCTCATGGCATATGGAGCAATCGACCCTAACATATCAACTACTGCCTACAAGGTTTTCATTGAAGCCTGTGCACCAGCTGCATCTTATTGGCTCATCACATTCTTTGTACTGATCTCCTCCCTTCTCCCATATTTCACATACTCAGCCATCCAGATGAGGTTTTTCCCCCTGTATCATCAGATGATACAGTGGATAAGAAGCGATGGACAAACAGAAGATCCCGAGTACTGTCATATGGTACGACAGAGGTCCTTACGGCCTACAACAGTAGGTTATACAGCCCGTTTTTCAAAACGTGAGAGACGTTAG
- the LOC110640567 gene encoding uncharacterized protein LOC110640567, with the protein MASAVVTSLPGQQPPAAGEFQQPSNIPQAVSTSSNSAWRSSGSIGPFFGVISVLAVLAILSCILGRICSRRAVAPPNTFNHKGCLGWVKRRIRRSKWCRGGDVEMGVNKVMALGDQDKQDGNNKVKDNDQVDQKLPPPA; encoded by the coding sequence atggcATCCGCCGTGGTTACATCGTTGCCTGGCCAGCAACCGCCTGCCGCTGGGGAGTTTCAACAACCTAGTAATATTCCACAGGCTGTTTCAACTAGTAGCAATAGTGCTTGGCGTTCTTCAGGATCTATTGGCCCATTCTTTGGAGTTATTTCTGTTCTTGCAGTTCTTGCTATTCTTTCTTGCATTTTGGGTCGAATATGCTCCCGTCGAGCAGTGGCTCCTCCAAACACCTTCAACCATAAAGGGTGTCTAGGGTGGGTGAAGCGGAGGATCCGGAGGAGCAAGTGGTGCAGGGGTGGAGATGTTGAAATGGGAGTCAATAAGGTGATGGCTCTTGGTGATCAAGATAAGCAAGATGGTAATAATAAGGTTAAAGATAATGATCAGGTTGATCAGAAATTACCACCTCCAGCTTGA
- the LOC110640581 gene encoding probable calcium-binding protein CML15: MAATAAIRVEQLNQLKEIFARFDMDSDGSLTILELAALLRSLGLKPSGDQIHVLLANMDSNGNGFIEFDELVNAILPDMNEEIFINQDQLLDVFQLFDRDGNGYISAAELAGSMAKMGQPLTYTELMEMIEEADADGDGVISFNEFTSVMAKSAMEFLGLALS; this comes from the coding sequence ATGGCAGCAACAGCAGCAATTCGTGTCGAACAACTCAACCAATTAAAGGAAATTTTCGCTCGATTCGACATGGATTCCGATGGTAGCCTCACCATTTTAGAGCTTGCAGCATTGTTAAGGTCCCTAGGACTCAAGCCCTCTGGTGATCAAATTCATGTGCTCTTAGCTAACATGGATTCTAATGGCAATGGGTTCATAGAATTTGATGAATTAGTCAATGCCATATTACCTGATATGAATGAAGAGATTTTTATAAATCAAGACCAACTTTTAGATGTGTTTCAATTGTTCGATCGCGATGGTAATGGCTACATTAGCGCAGCGGAGCTAGCAGGGTCCATGGCGAAAATGGGTCAACCATTAACGTATACTGAGCTTATGGAGATGATCGAGGAGGCAGATGCAGATGGTGATGGTGTCATTAGCTTCAATGAATTTACTTCTGTAATGGCAAAGTCCGCCATGGAATTCTTAGGCCTGGCTTTGTCATAA